A part of Candidatus Binatia bacterium genomic DNA contains:
- the hemL gene encoding glutamate-1-semialdehyde 2,1-aminomutase, whose product MTQHKQTSEALFCRARLAIPGGVNSPVRAWSSVGGAPRFVASASGSRIRDVEGREYIDYIGSWGPMVAGHAPPPVIAAITETARRGTSFGAATALEVEFAERICARFESIDSVRAVTSGTEATMSALRLARAATGRDAIVKFAGCYHGHTDSLLVRAGSGAMTHGVPDSPGVPKSVVDLTRVARFNDLESVRAVCDRDVAAVIVEPVAGNMGVVPPQTGFLEGLREITSSCGALLIFDEVMTGLRLGPAGYQSVTSVRPDLTTLGKIIGGGLPLAAYGGRRDLMQQVSPAGPVYQAGTLSGNPLAVAAGMATLDLLEGERPYRRLDEASAYLAAGLRGVMGTRPGCVQRAGSMLTLFFGPAAVRNFDEAASCDTERFGRFFRALVDEGVWIPPSQFEAWFVSLAHSRADLDVTISAIDRALRASD is encoded by the coding sequence ATGACGCAGCACAAGCAAACTTCGGAAGCGTTGTTCTGTCGCGCGCGACTCGCAATCCCCGGTGGAGTCAACTCTCCGGTGCGCGCGTGGTCGTCCGTCGGTGGTGCTCCGCGCTTCGTTGCATCGGCGAGCGGCAGTCGCATTCGTGACGTCGAGGGTCGAGAATACATCGACTACATCGGCTCGTGGGGACCGATGGTCGCGGGCCACGCACCGCCGCCGGTCATTGCGGCGATCACCGAAACCGCGCGCCGCGGAACGAGTTTCGGCGCAGCCACTGCGCTCGAAGTCGAATTCGCCGAGCGCATCTGTGCGCGATTCGAATCTATCGACAGCGTGCGTGCCGTCACCAGCGGCACCGAGGCGACGATGAGTGCGCTGCGGCTGGCCCGTGCAGCCACGGGCCGCGACGCGATCGTCAAGTTCGCAGGCTGCTACCACGGCCACACTGACAGCCTGCTGGTGCGCGCCGGATCCGGTGCGATGACGCACGGAGTTCCCGACAGTCCGGGCGTTCCGAAAAGTGTGGTGGATCTCACTCGCGTAGCGCGCTTCAACGACCTCGAATCGGTCCGCGCCGTCTGCGACCGTGACGTCGCTGCCGTCATCGTCGAGCCCGTTGCCGGCAACATGGGCGTGGTACCTCCCCAGACGGGGTTCCTCGAAGGTCTTCGCGAGATCACGAGCAGTTGCGGCGCGCTGCTGATCTTCGACGAAGTGATGACCGGGCTGCGCCTCGGCCCTGCCGGTTACCAGAGCGTGACGTCGGTGAGGCCCGACCTTACGACGCTCGGCAAGATCATCGGCGGGGGACTTCCGCTGGCGGCGTACGGCGGACGCCGTGACCTGATGCAGCAGGTGAGCCCCGCTGGTCCCGTCTACCAGGCCGGTACTCTGTCCGGCAATCCCCTGGCCGTTGCCGCCGGCATGGCGACGCTCGACCTGCTCGAAGGCGAAAGGCCGTACCGGCGGCTCGACGAGGCCTCCGCGTACCTTGCGGCCGGGCTGCGCGGCGTGATGGGCACGAGGCCTGGCTGCGTGCAGCGCGCCGGCTCGATGCTGACGCTGTTCTTCGGCCCCGCGGCGGTGCGAAATTTCGACGAAGCCGCCTCGTGCGACACCGAACGCTTCGGTCGTTTTTTTCGCGCCCTCGTCGACGAGGGCGTCTGGATTCCGCCGTCGCAGTTCGAAGCGTGGTTCGTTTCGCTCGCGCACTCTCGCGCCGACCTGGACGTCACGATCTCGGCCATCGACCGCGCGCTTCGCGCGAGCGATTGA
- a CDS encoding AtpZ/AtpI family protein, with the protein MAGRDNDQPLQLQLLAISWNFGWPVAAGVIAGYWIDGKLGSSPWATLGLGLGAFAAAVWRLILVSSREAAEHRDGSADEQ; encoded by the coding sequence GTGGCAGGCCGCGACAACGACCAGCCCCTGCAGCTCCAACTGCTGGCGATCTCGTGGAATTTCGGCTGGCCAGTCGCAGCCGGCGTCATCGCCGGCTACTGGATCGACGGCAAGCTCGGCAGCTCGCCGTGGGCAACGCTCGGTCTCGGTCTCGGCGCCTTCGCGGCCGCGGTCTGGCGCCTGATACTGGTCAGCAGCCGCGAGGCGGCGGAGCATCGTGACGGCTCCGCGGACGAGCAGTGA
- the atpB gene encoding F0F1 ATP synthase subunit A, whose translation MEHEPITWHALIPGINQLPSHTFHALLATLLILWFAWRATSQLEQARANGTHLVPDEGLTCRNVAELLVTAIESMVAGVLAERGRPYIALFGTFFLFILVNNLMGLVPGFVPATSNFNITFALGIASFLCFIGIGIRTQGFANYAKHFIGPVWWLAWLMIPLEIIDNLVRPLSLGMRLFGNMTGDHMVLEIFTDLTKLIIPVIFYFLGAFVSLIQAFVFTLLSIVYVSLSMGHAHHEEGEHDDAHGHAHGPAEAVAAH comes from the coding sequence ATGGAACACGAGCCCATTACCTGGCACGCCCTGATCCCGGGCATCAATCAGCTTCCATCCCACACCTTCCACGCGCTGCTGGCGACCCTGCTGATCCTGTGGTTCGCGTGGCGCGCGACATCCCAGCTCGAGCAGGCTCGTGCCAACGGCACGCACCTGGTGCCCGACGAAGGCCTGACGTGCCGCAACGTCGCCGAGCTCCTGGTGACGGCGATCGAATCGATGGTCGCCGGCGTGCTCGCCGAGCGCGGTCGCCCTTACATCGCGCTGTTCGGGACCTTCTTCCTGTTCATCCTCGTCAACAACCTGATGGGACTGGTCCCCGGCTTCGTTCCGGCCACCAGCAACTTCAACATCACGTTCGCGCTCGGCATCGCGTCGTTCCTCTGCTTCATCGGGATCGGAATCCGCACCCAGGGCTTTGCGAACTACGCGAAGCACTTCATCGGGCCGGTGTGGTGGCTTGCGTGGCTGATGATCCCGCTGGAGATCATCGACAACCTCGTGCGTCCGCTGTCCCTCGGCATGCGTCTTTTCGGCAACATGACCGGCGACCACATGGTGCTCGAGATCTTCACGGACCTGACCAAACTCATCATCCCCGTGATTTTCTACTTCCTCGGCGCTTTCGTGTCGCTGATCCAGGCTTTCGTCTTCACGCTGCTCAGCATCGTCTACGTGTCGCTGTCGATGGGCCACGCCCATCATGAAGAAGGCGAGCACGACGACGCGCACGGCCACGCCCACGGCCCTGCGGAGGCGGTCGCCGCCCACTGA
- a CDS encoding ATP-binding protein: MRNSTAPGRPRFAYAPLRPAACLTAAERHPHLAQFFRSDEALRLRLVLHVAAGLRDGESCVVIATRPHLDELESALQVRGIDTAVVARRLQRIDVDEKLWSSRTEAHPDTSRLLRTAEVAILRARRQAPDVQVFVEVVPRLWSGANHVHAIELEDRWRKLQERLGFSLLCAYPWSLPADSIERGDLLFRVSKVRAMHPAQIPNETLAALDSPVPRRLDRPHKKRGHSLRLADEFLSTISHELRTPLTTIIGWSHMLHHERLDEETTASALEAIERAATTEAQLIENILDVSRLVAGRLRLVSAPVDVVTVIRSACEAARQSAHEKGIRLTIERRLPEAAGSAIDGDADRLRQVFWNLVMNAVKFTPHGGRVDVGIDREPERIRVEVRDSGEGIEPAFLPHVFSGFRQADGSSRRRHGGLGLGLTLVRHLVELHGGTVEAASDGRGRGATFAVELPLRATDARPTGDAGALANGLVEAPEPEDLHGVRVLVVDDDRDRLEGLRTMLDESKASVEIAASAGDAFEALANFAPDVLVCDVEMPANDGTSFIATLRESERDAAPRVPVIAVTGVARVEERRRTLDAGFQMFVPKPVEPTELVATIASLSPRHPPRREPARQPGFSRKGDDSLRAKTRGGPTTRADNARPMKRLER; the protein is encoded by the coding sequence ATGAGGAATTCGACTGCCCCGGGACGTCCTCGCTTCGCCTATGCGCCACTTCGCCCGGCGGCTTGCCTCACCGCCGCCGAGCGGCACCCGCACCTCGCGCAGTTCTTCCGGAGCGACGAAGCGCTCCGGTTGCGGCTGGTCCTGCACGTGGCCGCCGGGCTGCGCGACGGCGAAAGCTGCGTCGTCATCGCAACCAGGCCTCACCTCGATGAGTTGGAGTCGGCCCTTCAGGTGCGCGGCATCGACACCGCCGTCGTGGCGCGGCGTCTTCAGCGCATCGACGTCGACGAGAAGCTGTGGAGCTCACGCACCGAGGCCCACCCCGATACCTCCCGGCTTCTTCGTACGGCCGAAGTCGCGATATTGCGGGCGCGACGGCAGGCGCCGGACGTGCAGGTCTTCGTCGAGGTGGTCCCCCGGCTATGGTCCGGCGCGAACCACGTCCATGCCATCGAGCTCGAAGACCGGTGGAGGAAGCTGCAGGAGCGCCTCGGCTTCTCCCTCTTGTGCGCCTATCCGTGGTCGCTTCCAGCCGACTCCATCGAGCGCGGTGACCTGCTCTTTCGCGTGAGCAAGGTACGCGCCATGCACCCGGCGCAGATCCCCAACGAGACCCTTGCCGCGCTCGACTCGCCCGTCCCCCGGCGGCTCGACCGGCCTCACAAGAAGCGCGGACATTCGCTGAGGCTGGCGGACGAGTTTCTCTCGACGATCAGCCACGAGCTTCGCACGCCGCTCACGACGATCATCGGCTGGTCGCACATGCTGCACCACGAGCGCCTCGACGAGGAGACCACCGCGAGCGCACTCGAGGCCATCGAAAGGGCAGCGACGACCGAGGCCCAGCTCATCGAGAACATCCTCGATGTTTCGCGCCTCGTAGCCGGCCGCCTCCGCCTCGTAAGCGCGCCGGTGGACGTCGTCACTGTCATCCGCTCTGCCTGCGAAGCCGCACGGCAGTCCGCGCATGAAAAAGGTATCCGGCTGACGATCGAGCGCCGGCTGCCGGAGGCAGCCGGCTCGGCGATCGACGGCGACGCCGACCGCCTGCGGCAGGTGTTCTGGAACCTCGTGATGAACGCGGTCAAGTTCACGCCGCACGGCGGCCGTGTCGACGTCGGAATCGACCGGGAACCGGAGCGGATTCGGGTCGAAGTGCGCGACAGCGGCGAGGGCATCGAACCGGCGTTTCTTCCGCACGTGTTCTCCGGCTTCCGCCAGGCCGACGGCAGCAGCAGGCGCCGCCACGGCGGGCTCGGCCTCGGGCTGACGCTCGTTCGCCACCTGGTCGAGCTTCACGGCGGGACGGTCGAAGCCGCAAGCGACGGGCGCGGGCGCGGCGCGACGTTCGCCGTCGAGCTGCCGCTTCGTGCGACCGACGCAAGGCCGACCGGCGACGCGGGCGCACTTGCGAACGGCCTCGTCGAGGCGCCCGAGCCGGAAGATCTCCACGGCGTGCGCGTGCTCGTCGTCGACGACGACCGCGACAGGCTCGAAGGCCTGCGGACGATGCTCGACGAGAGCAAGGCCTCCGTCGAGATCGCCGCGTCGGCTGGGGATGCGTTCGAGGCGCTCGCGAATTTCGCGCCGGACGTTCTCGTTTGCGATGTCGAGATGCCTGCGAACGATGGAACGTCCTTCATCGCGACGCTTCGTGAGAGCGAACGCGACGCGGCGCCGCGAGTCCCGGTGATCGCCGTTACCGGCGTGGCACGTGTCGAAGAGCGGCGCCGCACACTCGATGCCGGATTCCAGATGTTCGTTCCGAAGCCTGTCGAGCCTACCGAGCTGGTCGCGACCATCGCGAGCCTGTCGCCGCGACATCCGCCGCGACGCGAACCGGCACGGCAACCGGGCTTTTCGCGCAAGGGCGACGATTCGCTTCGCGCAAAAACGCGCGGTGGCCCCACGACGCGAGCCGACAACGCCAGGCCCATGAAGCGCCTCGAGCGATGA
- the atpE gene encoding ATP synthase F0 subunit C produces the protein MKKVTMFVTMFAGVMLAALAGAPAAMAADGGATGELGLIGVGAGLAMGLGALGCGMGQGRAVASAMESIGRNPNSVDRLQTPMIIGLALIESIAIYCLVIAFFLQGKIH, from the coding sequence ATGAAGAAAGTTACGATGTTCGTGACGATGTTTGCCGGCGTCATGCTGGCCGCGCTGGCCGGCGCCCCGGCAGCGATGGCTGCCGACGGCGGCGCCACTGGCGAGCTCGGCCTGATCGGTGTCGGCGCCGGCCTGGCAATGGGCCTCGGCGCCCTTGGCTGCGGCATGGGTCAGGGCCGCGCCGTCGCCTCGGCGATGGAGTCGATCGGCCGCAACCCCAATTCCGTCGATCGCCTCCAGACGCCGATGATCATCGGCCTGGCGCTGATCGAGTCGATCGCGATCTACTGCCTGGTGATCGCGTTCTTCCTGCAGGGCAAGATTCACTGA
- a CDS encoding alpha/beta hydrolase, with protein MSTLAAGPGPTSHWFYSQRLRLHYVDFGGDGKPLCVLVHGGQDHCRNWDFVAATLLGRYHVIAPDLRGHGDSAWAVGSNYGISEYILDLAQLLRHVGQTPVTLVGHSLGGAIVLQYAGVYPEHVVEVCAIEGMGPPPEMLRGLQEKQVEDRIRDYIAGTQALPARKQREYATLPAAEARMREANPHLTEQMARHLTLHGVMRLENGNYVWKFDNYVRVWGPHRYDFEGVRRLWSLVRCPVLLVRGAQSWASNPVSDGRAAEFREYTYVEVENAGHWVHHDRFDEFTGHLHRFLGLGA; from the coding sequence TTGTCGACACTCGCCGCCGGCCCGGGCCCCACTTCGCACTGGTTCTACTCCCAGCGCCTGCGCCTGCACTACGTCGACTTCGGCGGCGACGGAAAACCGCTGTGCGTGCTCGTGCACGGCGGCCAGGACCACTGCCGCAACTGGGACTTCGTCGCTGCCACGCTGCTCGGCCGCTACCACGTGATCGCACCCGATCTGCGCGGCCACGGCGATTCGGCGTGGGCCGTCGGCTCCAACTACGGCATCTCCGAATACATCCTCGACCTCGCCCAGCTCCTGCGCCACGTCGGACAGACGCCGGTGACGCTGGTCGGGCACTCGCTCGGCGGAGCGATCGTGCTCCAGTACGCCGGCGTCTATCCGGAGCACGTGGTCGAGGTCTGCGCGATCGAAGGCATGGGTCCGCCGCCCGAGATGCTGCGCGGCCTGCAGGAGAAGCAGGTCGAGGACCGCATTCGCGATTACATCGCGGGAACGCAGGCACTTCCTGCTCGCAAGCAGCGCGAGTACGCGACGCTGCCGGCCGCCGAAGCGCGCATGCGCGAAGCCAATCCGCATCTGACTGAGCAAATGGCGCGCCACCTGACGCTTCACGGCGTCATGCGACTGGAAAACGGCAACTACGTCTGGAAGTTCGACAACTACGTGCGCGTGTGGGGACCGCACCGCTACGACTTCGAGGGAGTGCGGCGGCTGTGGAGCCTGGTGCGCTGCCCGGTGCTTCTCGTGCGCGGAGCGCAGAGCTGGGCGAGCAACCCCGTCTCCGACGGCCGGGCCGCCGAGTTCCGCGAATACACGTACGTCGAAGTCGAGAACGCCGGTCACTGGGTGCACCACGACCGTTTCGACGAATTCACCGGCCATCTGCACCGATTCCTCGGACTCGGCGCGTGA
- the pyrE gene encoding orotate phosphoribosyltransferase, with the protein MTERKDLVSLLARLSYRKGTFRLASGRESDFYVDVKQAVMRAEGALAIGEHLCSRLQKHQITLVGGMAVGAVPLVSVALAAAASRGYALDGFFVRKEAKDHGTAQKLDGRFDARARIALVEDVVTTGASTLAAIDAVEAAGGKVALIITVVDREENDGAVALAARGCIVESLATRSEIVAAA; encoded by the coding sequence ATGACCGAGCGCAAGGATCTGGTTTCCCTGCTGGCCCGCTTGTCGTACCGCAAAGGCACGTTCCGGCTGGCCTCCGGTCGCGAAAGCGATTTCTACGTCGACGTGAAGCAGGCCGTGATGCGCGCCGAAGGCGCGCTCGCGATCGGCGAGCACCTGTGCTCCCGGCTCCAGAAGCACCAGATCACGCTCGTCGGTGGAATGGCCGTCGGCGCAGTACCGCTGGTCAGCGTCGCACTGGCCGCCGCCGCGTCTCGCGGCTACGCCCTGGACGGCTTCTTCGTGCGCAAGGAGGCCAAGGACCACGGCACCGCGCAGAAGCTCGACGGTCGCTTCGACGCCCGAGCACGCATCGCACTGGTCGAGGACGTCGTGACCACCGGGGCGTCGACGCTCGCAGCCATCGACGCGGTCGAGGCGGCCGGGGGCAAAGTTGCGCTGATCATCACGGTCGTCGATCGCGAAGAGAACGACGGCGCCGTTGCGCTCGCCGCACGCGGGTGCATCGTCGAGAGCCTGGCAACGCGAAGCGAGATCGTCGCCGCCGCCTGA